CGGTTTAGTCACGACCGCAACGGTTAAAATTTTCATTTGTTTAGCGATTTCTGCGACAACGGGTGCAGCGCCTGTTCCTGTTCCTCCACCCATTCCTGCCGTTATAAAAACCATATTTGCACCTTCTAAAGCCGCTCGAATACGCTCGCGATCCGCTTCAGCGGCCAATCGACCGACTTCAGGATTTGCGCCGGCGCCTAAACCTTTGGTTATTTGTTGTCCTAATTGTAACAAACATTCTGCTGAAGAATTTCTCAATGCTTGAGCGTCCGTGTTCGCACAAATAAACTCAACGCCAGTAATATCCTGCGCCAACATATGCTCAAGTGCATTCCCGCCACCGCCACCCACACCAATCACTTTTATAACAGCGTTTTGAATCGGTGCATTGGAGGAATCAAATTCGTTGCTCATCGTTAACTCCTAAATTTCAATATCTTATTTAAAAATTTTCACATAACCAATTTTTTATACGTGCTATTTTCCTCGCAAATAAAACGTTAGGCTTTCGTTGCTCGCATTGTTGTTGATAACCATATAATAATAAACCGGTACTGGTCGCATACATACCATTGGTCGTTATTTCATCATTTCCAGTAATATGTTGTGGATGCCCTATTCTGACAGGCAACTTAAAAATTTTTTCCGCTAATTCGACACTGCCTTTTACGTTAGAAGCACCCCCTGTTAATACAACCCCTGCGGCAAGAAATTCTTCAAACCCACTACGACATAATTCTGTTTTCACTAAATGAAAAAGTTCTTCATAACGTGGACCCACAACTTCAGCGAGCGCACGCTTCGTCAGTGTCCGTCCGGGTCGATCGCCCACACCTGATATTTCAACTAATTCTTCTGCATGTGCCAACTCGGGTAATGCACATGCATGTTGTTTTTTAATCTGCTCAGCACTTTGTGTCGGTGTTCTTAATGCAACGGCAATATCATTGGTAACCTGATCACCTGCAATAGGAATAACGGAGGTAAAACGTATAGCCCCTTCAGTAAAAATAGCAATATCGGTTGTGCCCCCTCCGATGTCTATTAAACACACACCCAACTCTTTCTCATCTTCAGTTAAAACCGAATGGCTCGAAGCCAATTGTTCTAAAATTATTTCTGAAACTTCTAAACCACACCGCTGAATACACTTAATAATGTTTTGTGCTGCACTAACCGCACCGGTGACCATATGTACTTTCGCTTCTAACCGCACACCTGACATACCGATGGGCTCACGAATACCTTCTTGACTATCAATAATAAATTCCTGCGGTAAAATGTGTAATATTTTTTGATCAGCTGGAATAGCCACCGCTTTGGCGGCATCAATCACACGTTCAACGTCCACAGGAGTCACTTCTTGGTTTTGAATGGCCACGATACCATGAGAATTTAAACTTCGAATATGATTTCCAGCGATACCTGTATAAACACTACGCACTGGACATCCTGCCATTGATTCCGCTTCACCCACCGCTTGCTGAATTGAATCAACCGTTGCATCGATATTGACGACGACCCCTCGTTTTAATCCTAATGAAGGATAAATTCCCATACCAATAACTTCGATACCATTCGGTTTTACTTCACCCACCAGGGCATTCACTTTAGATGTACCAATATCTAATCCTACAATCAAATGCTTCACTGATTTCTTTGCCATATTATTTCACCTTCAATTAAATTCTCTAAAATTTTCAAATTTCGTCGTTTGATTTTTTGATTATTAGGGTAGAAACGGCGTCAACGTTATTTTTCTGAGCTGAAAATTGTACTCAGGCTGTCCGTAAATTAATCAATAACTTCCCTAAAAACTAAGAAATGTATTTTTTAAATTTTACGGCCATACCGTGGGCATAGCGAAGATCCACATAATCTACCATAGTTACTTTACTTGCAATAACATCAGAATAAACATCAACCAGCCGTTCTAATTCGCTATAAGGTTGATTTTGACTTAAATAAACGGATAATCCGTTACTTAATTTCAAATACCAATAGTGTTGATTGGCAAGTTTTAGCATTTTTATTTTTAAATTTAACGTTGCTAACATAGGTTTCATCGTGTTATAGATTTGCAATAAAAGCTTTTGCTGACCTAAAGGTGCTACAAAAACTGGCAAATCTAATCTGCTCAATGCTTCATTATCAGGAATAAAAACGTTACCCTTATCATCCAATATGCCATTACCAATAAAAGCGATGGGTTTTTTCGTTACAAAATTGACGGTTAATGTATTTGGCCAAAATCGTTTTAAAGTGACGCTCGCTATCCAGGGCTCATGTAAAATTTGCGCTTTCAAGCCCCGACTATCTAAGCGAAAAAACCCTCTCGCTAAAAAAGGTACAATAATTTGTTGAAGACGGTGTTGTTTAACATACGTTAAATCACCGCTAATTTTAATGTTTTTAATCGGAAAACAACTGGGATTCGATAATTTTTGCCAAAGTAAAATGAAACTTAATACAACAAGTACACTCAACGAAAATTTAAAAAACCATCCTTTTAAGGGCAAAAAAGAACTTAAACGAATCAATCTCGATTTATCGCGTTGCCGTTCATACCGTTGGTTTTCAATTACTTTCCCGTTTTTCACCATCGTCCAATTATCAGAAATACATGAAATCAAAAGGGATGATAATCTATATCATGTGTTTCTGCCAGTTTTGCTCATTTGAGCTTAGTGCACTCTTCCGTATTTAAATCCCATTAAGCGGCTTTGAAAAAACAACCCTCTATCCGTTACTATCAGGAAGTTATTAAGATTTCCCATCTTAACCAAAAAGAATATGGTTCATACTCAACTTAATAGTGAATACGGATAGATTCTTCACCAAATCTTTCGCGTAGTGCTTTTAATAAATCATCATGAGGTTTCACTTTCCACGTGTCACCTAAACTTAAAAAAACTTGTGTTTTAAGTTCAGGATGATAATAGGCAATGCAGGTAGGACAAGGTCCTGGACAAAAATTAATCATTATTTTTTTTAAATCATCCAATAATAAGGGATTAACATGCGGTTTAGAAAATTTAATGATTACGTTTTTTGCATGACTTGCACGTGCTTCGTTAATATCTAAAATTTTTTTCCCTAAAATCCGCATATTTTTAGTATATTCATCCTGTTGAACCTCTCCTTCAATGATGAGTAGTTTATCTTTACTCAGCTTATCACGATATTGAGCATAACCCTCATTAAATAAGGTGACTTCTAAACGTCCGTTTGTATCCTCTAACGTCAGAATTGCCATTCTATCGCCCCGTTTTGTCCATAATGAACGAATATTCAAAACCCAACCTGCAATGGTAATCGTATGACCGGACTTAATCATTGACTCACGTAAAGACGACGTAATAAAGTGCGGCAATTCATTCGAATAATTTTCTATTGGATGACCGCTTAAATAAAAACCTAACGCGTCTTTTTCCGCTTGTAATCGTTCTAATTTTGGCCAATCTTTCTGATGCGTCATTTGATTTGAATGAGAAACCATCTCTAATCCAAAAAAATCTTTTTGACCCGAACTTTTTGTTAATGATTTCTGTATGGCGGCTTGTAAGGCCGCCTCAACATTTTCTAAAAGAGTAGCACGATTGAGTCCAAAACTATCTAAACTCCCTGAACAAATTAAAGCGTCTATCCCTCTTCGGTTTAATTTTTGAAAATCAACGCGTTGACACAAGTCAAATAAATCACGAAATGCATCTTGTTGACGTTGCTCTATTAACATTTCTATTGCGCCAAGACCTAAACCTTTGATAGCACCTAAACCGTATCGAATGGCGCCTGTATCATCATCTACCGTAAATTTGTATTCGCTACAGTTAATATCCGGCGGTAAAATGGGTAAATTCATAGCGCGGCATTCATCAAGAAAGATCACTACTTTGTCGGTATGATCCATGTCGGATGATAAAACTGCCGCCATAAATTCTGCAGCGTAATGTGTTTTTAACCATGCAGTCTGGTAGGAAACTAACGCATAGGCAACAGAATGGGATTTATTAAATCCATAATCTGCAAATTTTTCCATTAAATCAAAGATCTGATTCGCTAAAGAACGTTCAATTCCTTCCTGTTCTGCTCCTTTCATAAAAATCGTTCTTTGTTGCGCCATTTCTTCTGATTTTTTCTTACCCATGGCACGACGTAACAAATCTGCAGCACCTAATGTATAACCTGCTAATACTTGTGCAATTTGCATGACTTGTTCTTGGTACAAAATAATTCCATAAGTAGAACTTAGTATCGGCTCTAAAAGAGGATGAGCATATTGAACGTGAGCACGTCCATGTTTACGATTAATAAAATCATCCACCATCCCAGACTGCAAGGGGCCTGGACGAAATAAAGCAACTAAGGCAACAATTTCATCAAAACTGTCTGGACACAACCGTTTTATTAAATCACGCATTCCTCGCGATTCGAGTTGGAAGATAGCCGTCGTTTTACATGCCTTTAATAAATCAAACGTTTTAACATCATCCAGAGGAATCGTTCCAATATCCAGTAACTCCTCTTCGGGTTTCTTTTTTTTATTAATCGCTTGTACGACCCAATCGATTATGGTTAACGTCCGCAGGCCTAGAAAATCAAACTTTACTAAGCCCACTTTTTCAATATCGTCCTTATCAAATTGAGTAATACAATGCGTTCCTCCCCGCTCACAATAAAGGGGTGTAAAATCTACCAATTGAGAAGGTGCAATCACGACCCCACCGGCATGTTTTCCGACATTGCGTACCAATCCTTCTAATTTTTTGGCTAAATCGATCAGTATTTTTATTTCATCTTCATTTTCATATCGCGTTTTTAACTCATCCTCTTGAGTGAGCGCTTTTTCAAGCGTAATCCCTAATTCAAAAGGGATTAATTTAGCAATTTTATCCACCATACCATAGGGATAACCTAACACTCGCCCGACATCTCGAACGACAGCACGGGCTGCCATACTTCCGTACGTGATAATTTGTGAAACGGCATTACGCCCATAACGTGTAGTTACATAGTCGATGACCCTATCCCGTCCTTCCATACAAAAATCAATATCAAAATCCGGCATAGAAATACGTTCTGGATTTAAAAACCGCTCAAAAAGTAAATCATATCGTAGCGGATCTAAACCGGTAATTTGTAGTACGTAAGCGACTAAAGAGCCGGCTCCAGAGCCCCGACCAGGACCCACAGGAATTTTGTTTTTTTTGGCCCAGCGAATAAAATCAGCAACAATAAGAAAGTAACTTGCAAAGCCCATCGAATTAATCACTTGAAGCTCAGAATGTAGGCGATCAAAATAAATTTTTTCAAATGCTTTGAAAGTCTGTGGTGAAGTCAACTTTTCAATCGGCTGGAATTCTTTATTTTTCGTCTGCGATACACGTAAAAAAGATTGAGAACCTAAATATCGCGTTAAACCGGATTGCGCCTCTTGGGTTAATAACTTTTCTGCGCTCATTCCCTCTGGAATAGGGAAATTAGGTAAAAAAGAAGCACCCAGTTCAATTTCGAGATTACACCGTTTGGCTATTTCAACTGAATTACTGAGTGCTGAGGGGATATCCGCGAATAAAACAACCATTTCTTCCATCGAACGAAGATATTGCTGATTGGTGTAAAACTTGAGCCGTTTAGGATCATTTAAGAGATAACCATTATTGATACACACTTTAGCTTCATGCGCTTCAAAATCTTCAGGAACAAGAAAGCATACCTCATTCGTTGCAACCACCGGAACATTGAAGCTTGCCGCTAAACCGACACTTAATTCAATATATTCTTCCTCTAAAGGGCGACCTAATCGTTGTACCTGTAAATAAAAACGATTCGGAAATAAACGGAGCCAGAATTGCAAATAGTCTACCGCTAATGACTTGTTTTTTTTCATTAAGCAAGACACAATATCGCCTTCTCTTGCGCCTGATAATGCAATTAAACCCTCTGAATAAATAGAAAACCAATCCTTTTGAAGAAGCGGTTGTCCTTCTTTTGCATTCTCGAGATAAGATTTTGAAATTAACTGTATTAAGTTCCGATAGCCTCGCAGGTTTTGACACAGTAAAATGAGTTGATATTCTTGGCCCTCTTGGTCATCTTTTACCCGGCATTCAGCACCGATGATAGGTTTAATCCCTTTTTTAATCGCCGCTTGATAAAATTTAATCGTTGCAAATAAATTGGATAAATCTGTTACCGCGAGTGCCGGCATAGATAGCTCGCACGCCTTATCGACAAGCTTTTCAATACGGATCAAACCGTCCACCAAAGAATACTCTGAGTGAAGGTGCAGGTGAATAAAGGATGACATAACTCTACATACTCGAATTGCCGTCTATTATATTGCTTAACCAATCCATGTTGATGTAAATCTATGGATTACTTCGATAGTTGACGAACACTACTTTCGCGTAACACAACCCCTGTGTTCTCATTGATGAGTCTTGTATTTTGCCATAATTTTTTTGAAAAGAAAGCTTGCAGGAAATGACTTATCGTAAAAAACGAAAATATTTTGGCTGTTTAATCGTTTTGTTCAGATTCTATTGCGTGGTATGTTTCATTTAACGTGTTAATCAGAAAAGGATAAAATGTATCTACTTCTTGTGTTTTATTTGCTAAATAACTCCGTAAAAAATTTTTACACACATAGTTTAACCGAATCGCCCCTGCATAACAGGCCCCGCCTTTTATTTTATGTACTATCGTTTCAAACGTTTCCCAATTCTTTCGCTCATAATTCTTTTCTAGTTTTTGGATGTAATCCTTGATAGAAAGTTTAAACATTTCAATAATTTCGTTCAATAAATCGAGGTTGCCATTTAGATTTTCAAGTGCAATGCCTTTATCGTAGATTGGGTATGAATGAATAATATCCAAAAAATTATCCTTTTTTGTGATTGGATCATTTTCTTCGTTATATTCAGAATTCCTTGATTGTAATTGCTCTCTAAAATTTAATTCTAAATCGTTAATTTTTTTTATTTTAAAATATTTATCTAATTTTTTTATTTTTTCTTTCGTCAATGGTTTTAGCCATATTTCATTGATTCCCGCTGCTAAACATTCTTCTTTAACTTTTTCTTTTCCATACGCCGTTAAAGAAATAATGGGCACCATTGGCTTTTTATTGATTCGTTCCCAATAGCGATATAAAACAGCAATTTCATTCCCACGAAGACCCGGCAATCCCAAATCCGTAATAATCAAATCAAACGCGTGGTTTTTTGCGAAAGCGATGGTTTCTTGCAGCGTAGAAATGACCGTTAAGTTATACCCCGCCTGAGCAAACAATTCTTTTGAAAATTTAATGGTTAAATGATCGTCTTCAATCAGTAAAATATTTTTTTTAATTTCCTGTTCTGTTTCCTTAAACTTTTTAATTTCAAATAATTTTTTATTATCTAAAAAAACAAAAGGTTGTACATTTTTAGTTTTATTTTTAACTTTTAAACGTTGGTTGTGAGGAGCTAATTTCATCAATAAAGTAAAGAAAAAACTTGTACCCGCGCCCATTTGACTTTTAACGTGTATTTCACCACCCAATAATCTAACAAATTTTTTTACCGTATAAAGGCCTATACCATAACCACTCGATTCAGTGCTTTTTTTGTGACTCGGCTCTATCCGAAAAAAAGGATCAAAAATTGATGTCAATTGCTCTGGGGGGATGCCTATGCCCGTATCAGTCACCATGAATTCTATATAGGTTCCCTCTAATTGCCGCGGTAAGTTCAATTCTTTAATGCTAATCGTTACTTTTCCTTTTTCAGTAAATTTAATCGCATTGGTTGCCAAATTGAGTAGAATTCGCTCTAATTTACTTTGATCGCTTGCAATATTCCCTGTAAAAGAAACATCTACATTGAGCTGCAATGTCAGTCCTTTACTTTTTATTGATGGCAATAATAATTTTTGTAACGATTCTGCTAATTCTTGAATAGAAAAATTATCAATTTTAAGTTGTAAATCACTCGCGTTTTCTAATGAAGCAACATCCAGTATATTCGTCAGTAACCTTAATAACTGATTACTGGCATTACCTATCATCAATAAATCATTTTTGTCCTCAAGTACGTTTAAACGTTGTTGAAGTATTTTTGATAAACCAATAATCCCCGCTAAAGGTGTGCGTATATCATGACTCATACTCGCAAGAAACTTAGTTTTTGCTTGATTAGCGGTTTCGGCTAATAATTTTGATTTCTTCAATTTTTTTTGAGTTTTTTTAAGTTCTGTAATATCAATTGAAACCCCTAGAACGCCTATAATCTCACCAGACTTTGATTTTAACGGTGATTTTTGAGTCAAAAAAGTATGTGTTTTTCCATCCGATAGCATACCCTTTTCTTCAAAACTAACCATTTGGTCGTGTTGCATAACAAACCGATCATTTTCATGAACCTGTTCTGCAAATTCCTTCCAAACAAAATCATAATCTGATTTACCGATCACTTCCTTATAATCCGAAAATCCGGTTAATTCTGTGTGTAATTTACTTCCGCCTAAAATAATACTATTTTGATCTTTCCAATAGATACTTGCAGGTATATTTTCAATGATATTATTTAAATAGACGGTTAACTTCTCATTTTTATCGAATAAATATTGGTTAACATCGCGAGATTGAGGATAAATTTCACTAAAAATTGTAATCGTTTCTTTTTTTGAATGCGGTGTTCTACATTGAATCAGTATCGGTTCTTCATACGCATTAACGCATTTTTGACACACCGAAGAAAAATCCTGATCGTGACTTTGGATACTTTTATTAAGCAACTCATTCACTATTCTCAAATAATCACCTAAAAAAAAATTTGCTATCGGCTTATCCACAAATTCTGATAAAGAATCTATTTTCAATGCTGATCGGAAATGTTGGTTTCCTCCGCTAAATGTTTTTTTTCGGTTATCTATCCAGTAGATCGAAAAAGGTAATGCATCGAGGATACGTTGAAAATTCATTATTAATATCCAAAAAATTTAAAAAATAGTGTAGTCGTTACCTGCGTAACGACTGAACAGAATAGTTGATTAAATGATTCATTTCTTTTTTTAAGAAAAGATTGTTATTCTTAACCTCCTTCTTTAACGGATTAGGCTTAGAAATTTTATCAATAAAATCGGCAATAGAACTCGCCAACTCCACTAATCCCTCTTTTCTGTCGAGAAAATTAAAATGATTGCCGGTAACCAGTTTTGTGTCAAATAATTCTTTTTTTATAAAATTTTCGAGAAAATTAGAGTGCGTTTTTTTCTCCATCTCATTAAATTTCTCCACATCAGTCGCCTTCAACAAACGAACAGGGGTCGAGGATAATTGATCGGGTGTAAATCGAAAACCAATGTCTTGATAATGTTCACATTGCCTATTCATAACATCAGTTAACTCTTTTATATTTCCAAGTTTACACGTTTCATTGACCTGTTGTATGACTTCCCTACAATATTCTATGACATCCTTTCGCAATCTTTCTTTAAGTTTTTCATCCGCACAGGAAACAACCCACGTATCAAACAAAATAACGCCTAAACAATTCCGTTTTTGTTTTTCCAATTTCGCTGCCATCTCTAAAGCAATCATTCCTCCGAAAGAATACCCTGCTATCATGTAAGGGACATCCATTTTTCTATCTATCCATTCTAAATATAATGTAGCCATCTGTTTAATGGTTAACGATTTAACAGTCCGATCCATAATAATGGGGTCTTCAATTCCATAACAGGCATTTGACAAATTAATTTCTTCTAAAGCGTTTATTAATTGATTAAAGCAAAATAAACCTCCGCCTGCTGGATGAATAAAAATAATAGGGGGAGTCTCAAAACTTCCCGTTTTTAATTGTTTTAATCCATTTATTACCTCATATTCAGATAAATCGTTGAGTTCTAAATAGTTATTTAAGGATCGTGGCGTAGGATTTCTTCGCAAAATATCAAAAGAAATCTTTTTGTTAAGCGATTGCTCAATTTCCGCGATTAATTGTATGGCTTGAATGGAGGTTCCACCCGAATAAAAAAAGTTATCTTCTACCCCCATATTGACACCGATTAAAACATTTTGAAACGCCTGTAATAATTTTAATTCGTTTTCGATTAAACACGTTGACAACTCTTTCTCTTCATTCAATTCTAAATGAGAACTTAATAACATACGCTTATCTAACTTTCCATTACGCGTTATTGGAAAAAATTCAACTTCTTGATAGCATGATGGCAGCATAAAATGTGGTAATTTCTTGCTCAAAAATTGGATTAAATGATTTTTTTTCAAGACAGGAAATTTTTTGTTTCGTATAAAAAAGGCTTTCAATAATTTTTTCTCTGGGAGTTCCAAAACGACCGCTTGTTTTATTGCAGGATGCCCGATTAAAACATGTTCAATTTCAGATAGCGATACAAAATAACCTTGCTTTTTTATATTTTTATCATTTATTCGACGTTCAAAAATCAACTGTTCTTGATTCTGAACCACTCCCCATTTCACTAAATCACCCGAATTATATAATTTACTAGAGGAATAGTTTTGTTTAGATAAGAATTTTTCCTGTAATGTTGGTCGATTGAAATAATCACCTACACCCTTTCCCCCGATAAATAAAAGGCCTATTCCGCCCATTGGAACAAATTGGTTAAATGGGGATAACACATAAACTTCCGTATTGTTGACGGGTCTTCCTATCGGTAATTGGCTATAATTTTTTATAATTTCATCATGAATAGTACACGTTGACGTAAAAATACCTGTTTCAGTTGGACCATACGCCTCAACAATATTCACTTTAACATCAGGGCAGTTCCGTATACGGACGACTGCTTTTTTATCGACGACATCTCCACCGGTAATTAAATAGTTTACGTTTCTAAAAATAGAAGGATCCATGTAAGCATACTGATGAAATAATGCGACAGTAAACCACATAATCGTAATTTTTTTATCGATTAATTCCTTTTTAAAAATTTTTGGATCTAAAAAAGTTTTTTTATCGAAAATAACTAAACAAGCGCCATTATTCCACGCCAGCCAACATTCAAGCTGTGCGGCATCAAACGCATGATTTGCGGTCTGTGAAATATTATCATTCGCACTGACTTCTAAATAATGAGGCGATTCAACCAATCGTAAAATAGCTTTCTGTTTTATGACGACTCCTTTTGGAACGCCGGTAGAACCCGACGTATAAACGATACAGGCCTCTTTATTTTCTTTCACGAAAGGTAATGGAGGCAAATCAGTTATATTATCCTCCCATTGAGACGCATCCATCTGATAAACTTGAATCGGCGTACCTGATAAACGTTTAAGTAGCTGTTCCAATAAATCTTTCGTCCCCGCGTCTATAACGAGAAAATTAATTTTTGCGTCATTAATAATTAATAGAAGACGATCGATCGGATCCTCTTTAGAAAGCGGAACAAAAATTGCTCCGATTTTCAACGTTGCTAATTCCGCTATAAAAAATAAATGATTAGCTTCCAGAAATATTCCTACAAAATCGGCTTTTTTTACTCCATTTTTAATTAACGCATGCGCAACTTGCGTTGATTGATTATCAATATCTCGATAACTTCGACGATGCTTATCATAACAAAGCGCATTATTATTCGGGTATTTTTCAACAGTTTTCTGAAATTTCCGAACTAAACTATCGTATTGATTGAGTCTAAAGAAATCAAGTTCCGGACCTCGGCTCAAAGTCATTAACTCACTTCGTTCTTCATCACAAACCACTGATATTTCTTTCAATTTGAGCCTTTGTAGTTCATAAAATGAAGTATTACACACCTGACTTACGACATATAGAAAATTTTTAGCAATGCGTTTTATAAAATCTGGGGTATACACCGCTTCGGCATATTCAATTGTCAACATAAATTTTTGCGGAGTGGGTTGAATAAACAGTGCAAATTTACCGAACCGGCAATATTCCCTCATATCTAAGAGCATGGACTGTTGAGGCACTATTAACTCAGCTACTTTATCCTTTAATCGTAACTGAGGTGTTTTATTGTTTTGAAAAATCAAGGCTATATTTTCTAATACATTAAAAAATCCTTTTTTTTGTAAAATTTTATCAATTTCCGCAAAAGGGTAATTTTGAAATTTTATTCTATTTAAAATATTTTTATGATTTTCTATAAGAAAATCACAAAAGGTTTGATTTTCGTTTAAATCAAAAACGTTAATCAGTAAATTCACAAAAAACCCGGGCGTATTAAGGAAAGGAGGTTCTCTTCCTGAAGCGGCACTCAGGATAGTTACGTTTTCGTTAAAGGTATAGTTTGCGATTAAAATACTAAATAAACTCATGAGTGTACTGTAAACAGTAACCCCATTCGAACTCGCTAACTGATTCAATTTTATAGAATCCTGCGACGACATTTCAAATTCATATCTTTTCGCTTTAAGTTCAGTCGCTCGTTTTGCATAAGCATCTATCGATTTGTTCGGAGGGATTTCTATAGCAAAATCGACCATAGAGAGCTGCTGCAACCAAAATTTTTTAGCTTCTTGTTGAAAACATGCATCTTCTATTTTTTTGTTATTGTGATCAATAAACGCTTGATAGGATACCGCTTTAGCTAATTTTAACTCAGTGGATCTGAAAGATGCATTATAAAATTTAGATAACACGTCTAACCAAACATTGACTGAAAATGCATCACAAATACAATGATGAATTTGAAAAAAAATAAAAAATTTTTTAGTAGATTCCACCTCAAAAACAGTCAAACCGATCAGTTCTTGCGAATTAATCATTGGCCATGGCGTACTATTTTTTTTCTGTATCGTAGAAATTAAGCCTGTTTCATCATCAATTTTTTCATAATTAA
The DNA window shown above is from Rickettsiella grylli and carries:
- a CDS encoding HAD-IIIC family phosphatase; translation: MLIFSTFTADYLKSPLHYLLEKFYEKTIDLRYTDTNLLIWINRCFSEEINEPIVILFRLIDLKNFNNDTESIYLEENLNKLIESTTKLKKNKKQTVIVVLCPSPEDFYNEKIKSLEFFFLEKLQNYKIHTVSFPEIDAQYSLSNFYNPMVADTRIPYSFEFYVALANVLARKLHCIQQTPYKVIIVDCDNTLWTGVAGDIGPENVAFEKHNLDLQSFLVRQKKNGVFICLCSKNEEATVNKVFSLQEDKMILKMSDLTLQKVNRDTKSNNILEILRELNLSNAKNAMFIDDSEREINDVKQTLPEILCVQMPQTYKEYTHIWSFDMDEYASITQTDKERLNLFKERKILTNNADFNDTIEKLKIKRQKENPLIISQVKKSQKAEIERIVQMSKKINQFNLFPFSERSDEAMDIEYLLVNDHITCFIATIEYKNISESTREDDSYLIQGDLTGLALCKLNTGHLLIDGFFLSCRNTGLEVEYALIKQIALYASEKKLDQIKIKFKKTEVNKLAETFVDILCDELNTNAAIRFLLRNLNEKSFMHTGFKSLFKSIGFLPKDLDKRLHEEIIFEFPTSFLAQLDPYCFAEKTMKANLVSKSISNQRWISEKDITNAKPYLTLLEKETATLKPLVEKFSIGSKFKSMDNLTEKIIAQLKFLLPHHTNDFPENISLVHLGLTSLQATYLSASLYDDEKVIIDNALLLSSETTVSILTDYIHQKKNKRDITEKENKNDEDNARLPFSFQEERIFHAEQKEGAINKYLMAFCLKTDEINVHCLKTAYQKMIHFFDVFGYYYSMEKGKLIKSIIKPQYRTIKFNYEKIDDETGLISTIQKKNSTPWPMINSQELIGLTVFEVESTKKFFIFFQIHHCICDAFSVNVWLDVLSKFYNASFRSTELKLAKAVSYQAFIDHNNKKIEDACFQQEAKKFWLQQLSMVDFAIEIPPNKSIDAYAKRATELKAKRYEFEMSSQDSIKLNQLASSNGVTVYSTLMSLFSILIANYTFNENVTILSAASGREPPFLNTPGFFVNLLINVFDLNENQTFCDFLIENHKNILNRIKFQNYPFAEIDKILQKKGFFNVLENIALIFQNNKTPQLRLKDKVAELIVPQQSMLLDMREYCRFGKFALFIQPTPQKFMLTIEYAEAVYTPDFIKRIAKNFLYVVSQVCNTSFYELQRLKLKEISVVCDEERSELMTLSRGPELDFFRLNQYDSLVRKFQKTVEKYPNNNALCYDKHRRSYRDIDNQSTQVAHALIKNGVKKADFVGIFLEANHLFFIAELATLKIGAIFVPLSKEDPIDRLLLIINDAKINFLVIDAGTKDLLEQLLKRLSGTPIQVYQMDASQWEDNITDLPPLPFVKENKEACIVYTSGSTGVPKGVVIKQKAILRLVESPHYLEVSANDNISQTANHAFDAAQLECWLAWNNGACLVIFDKKTFLDPKIFKKELIDKKITIMWFTVALFHQYAYMDPSIFRNVNYLITGGDVVDKKAVVRIRNCPDVKVNIVEAYGPTETGIFTSTCTIHDEIIKNYSQLPIGRPVNNTEVYVLSPFNQFVPMGGIGLLFIGGKGVGDYFNRPTLQEKFLSKQNYSSSKLYNSGDLVKWGVVQNQEQLIFERRINDKNIKKQGYFVSLSEIEHVLIGHPAIKQAVVLELPEKKLLKAFFIRNKKFPVLKKNHLIQFLSKKLPHFMLPSCYQEVEFFPITRNGKLDKRMLLSSHLELNEEKELSTCLIENELKLLQAFQNVLIGVNMGVEDNFFYSGGTSIQAIQLIAEIEQSLNKKISFDILRRNPTPRSLNNYLELNDLSEYEVINGLKQLKTGSFETPPIIFIHPAGGGLFCFNQLINALEEINLSNACYGIEDPIIMDRTVKSLTIKQMATLYLEWIDRKMDVPYMIAGYSFGGMIALEMAAKLEKQKRNCLGVILFDTWVVSCADEKLKERLRKDVIEYCREVIQQVNETCKLGNIKELTDVMNRQCEHYQDIGFRFTPDQLSSTPVRLLKATDVEKFNEMEKKTHSNFLENFIKKELFDTKLVTGNHFNFLDRKEGLVELASSIADFIDKISKPNPLKKEVKNNNLFLKKEMNHLINYSVQSLRR